The Antennarius striatus isolate MH-2024 chromosome 23, ASM4005453v1, whole genome shotgun sequence genome has a segment encoding these proteins:
- the LOC137590809 gene encoding protein NYNRIN-like isoform X1, producing MVKEVGMRNLSAALAWTPDADAAFSHLKACLASATSLSIPDYNKMFFLDVAEKASSVSAVLFQKGDRGERNVCMYVSTPLDNYEKRQTPCSSFASALARLVQKTAHVVLHHPLTIRTGHSTVQYITSQFFTMTGGRQRKIESVITQPHIIFIHEGINMADGLIEGTPHFCTEKVQDDTKLRDDLYEQPLTNPDMTLFTDGCCFKGMDGLQSGFAIVQHQNDDFETVKEVRLDGPQSAQRAEILAVAEALGLAKDQTVNIYTDSAYAHLVVHTALSEWQRNNYQTATGSPIKHLKEVMHLQEMLMLPKAVAVIKCPGHSRKNDLIANGNAAADAAAKKVAGYQPALQLSVSDKEIDCKITNDVIREWQVKASPEERSLWKAKGGEKNDEGIWNKEGKPVPPQKQLKVLIQEAHGPCHVGTDETLRRLCGWWHPFMRTIVKSELQDCSVCNRHNCLPTTKPPPGVQDQEVTAPGQVISMDFTDMIQSVNGYRYLLVIVDSFSGWPEAYPCRAETAASVVKHLVNHYIPTHGFPRKIRSDNGTHFKNKHLQQVESMLGLRHTFGAVYHPQSQGKVERMNRNIKEKLSKSMASSKMNWLQALPVALLNVRMSLNSSTGWTPFEAHTNRPFPAPTAPLEPVPGFQGPKGLRELTVNFSHLTEPQEKPPKSVNVCEWVWLRVIKRKWSEPRWTGPHQVIERTGTAVRLLGRGDTWFHLTSTRPAKTPTGVALPSPKAANSGDDH from the coding sequence ATGGTCAAGGAAGTCGGCATGCGGAACCTTTCAGCCGCTTTGGCCTGGACTCCGGACGCTGATGCTGCCTTTTCTCACCTTAAGGCATGTTTGGCCTCTGCTACATCTCTTTCCATTCCTGActacaataagatgtttttcctcgatgtggctgaaaaagcaagcagtgtttctgctgtgctttttcaaaaGGGGGATAGAGGAGAACGAAacgtctgtatgtatgtctcaACACCATTGGACAATTATGAAAAACGCCAAACGCCCTGTTCATCTTTTGCCTCAGCACTAGCTAGGTTGGTCCAGAAAACTGCCCACGTGGTActtcatcatccactgaccatcAGAACTGGACACAGCACTGTCCAATACATCACAAGCCAATTCTTCACCATGACTGGAGGACGCCAACGCAAGATTGAATCGGTCAtcactcaaccacacatcatcttcatccatgaagggatcaatatggctgatggtctgattgaaggtaccccacacttttgtacagaaaaagtccAAGACGACACAAAACTCAGAGATGACTTGTACGAACAGCCATTGACTAACCCCGACATGACGTTGTTCACCGACGGATGTTGTTTTAAAGGCATGGATGGCCTGCAATCAGGTTTTGCCATAGTTCAACATCAAAACGACGATTTTGAGACAGTTAAGGAAGTCAGACTGGACGgaccacagtcagcacagagagctgaaatccTAGCAGTCGCAGAAGCTCTAGGACTCGCAAAAgaccaaactgtaaatatctACACTGATTCTGCTTATGCTCATTTGGTTGTACATACTGCATTAAGTGAATGGCAACGGAACAATTAtcagacagcaacaggaagtccaattaaacacctgaaagaggtaatgcatctccaggaaatgctgatgttgccaaaagctgttgctgttatcaagtgtccaggtcattccagaaaaaatgacctgattgCAAATGGAAACGCCGCAGCAGATGCAGCTGCTAAAAAGGTGGCAGGTTATCAGCCAGCACTCCAACTCTCGgtgagtgacaaagaaattgATTGCAAAATAACGAATGATGTGATCCGAGAGTGGCAGGTGAAAGCTAGCCCagaagaaaggagtttgtggaaggcaaaagggggtgaaaagaatgatgaaggaatctggaacaaagaaggtaaacctgtgccgcctcaaaaacaattgaaagtttTGATTCAAGAAGCCCATGGACCATGCCACGTAGGCACGGACGAAACACTGAGACGTCTCTGTGGCTGGTGGCATCcgttcatgagaacaattgtgaaaagtgaactgcaggactgcagtgtttgcaatAGGCATAATTGCCTGCCAACAACTAAACCACCTCCAGGGGtgcaggaccaggaagtgacagcacctggtcaggtaatttcaatggattttaccGACATGATCCAATCGGTTAATGGGTATCGATACCTGTTAGTGATTGTTGACTCTTTTTCAGGATGGCCTGAGGCTTATccatgcagagcagagacagcagcttctgtagtgaaacatttggttaaccattacattccaactcatggttttccgagaaaaatcaggtcagacaatggaactcatttcaaaaacaaacatctacaacAGGTGGAAAGTATGTTGGGATTGAGACACACTTTTGGCGCTGTGTATCACCCTCAGTCACAGGGAAAGGTCGAACGAATGAATCgcaacatcaaagaaaaattgtcaaaatccaTGGCCTCGTCAAAGATGAATTGGCTACAGGCCCTCCCTGTGGCTCTGTtgaatgtcagaatgtcattgaattcatccacaggttggaccccatttgaggcacacactaacagaccttttccagctcccacaGCTCCATTGGAACCAGTTCCCGGATTCCAAGGCCCAAAAGGCCTCCGCGAACTAACAGTCAAtttttcccatctcacagaaccacaggagaaaccaccaaaaagtgtgaatgtgtgtgaatgggtgtggctgagagtaatcaaacgaaaatggtctgaacctaggtggacaggtccccatCAAGTCATTGAGAGAACCGGAACCGCAGTTCGGCTTCTAGGAAGAGGGGACACGTGGTTTCATCTGACGTCCACCAGGCCTGCAAAGACCCCAACGGGAGTCGCTCTCCCCTCTCCAAAAGCTGCTAATAGTGGTGACGACCACTAG
- the eif4e2rs1 gene encoding eukaryotic translation initiation factor 4E family member 2 related sequence 1 isoform X4 → MITVMGSTTTRTDMVCPGVGEHPLQYNYTFWYSRRIPSRPASSQSYEQNIRQIGTVASVEQFWRFYSHLVRPGDLSGHSDFHLFKEGIKPMWEDESNRSGGKWIIRLRKGLASRFWENIILAMLGEQFMVGEEICGAVVSIRFQEDILSIWNRTSNDQTTTSRIRDTLRRVLNLPNNTIMEYKTHNDSLRDNSSYRNTKISL, encoded by the exons ATGATAACAGTGATgggatcaacaacaacaagaacagaC ATGGTGTGTCCAGGGGTGGGGGAGCATCCCCTCCAGTACAATTACACATTCTGGTACAGCAGACGAATTCCCAGTCGACCTGCCAGCTCCCAGAGCTACGAGCAGAACATTCGGCAGATAGGAACGGTGGCatcg gTGGAGCAGTTCTGGAGGTTCTACAGTCACCTGGTTCGACCCGGTGATCTGAGTGGACACAGCGACTTCCACCTGTTCAAGGAGGGAATCAAACCCATGTGGGAG gaCGAGTCTAACCGCAGTGGGGGGAAGTGGATTATTCGTCTTCGTAAAGGTTTGGCCAGCAGGTTCTGGGAGAACATCATCCTGGCAATGCTGGGGGAGCAGTTCATGGTGGGGGAGGAGATCTGTGGAGCTGTCGTGTCCATCCGCTTTCAG gaggacaTCTTGTCAATCTGGAACAGAACATCAAATGATCAGACGACGACGTCAAGAATCAGAGACACTCTGAGAAGAGTCCTGAACCTCCCAAACAACACCATCATGGAGTACAAGACCCACAACGACAGCCTCAG gGACAATTCGAGCTACAGGAACACCAAGATCTCCCTCTGA
- the eif4e2rs1 gene encoding eukaryotic translation initiation factor 4E family member 2 related sequence 1 isoform X3: MHCQKAEAACGEAYEVSELHEIASAEERQKRRREITEDDEPARADDDQVESGSHHDNSDGINNNKNRRKVEQFWRFYSHLVRPGDLSGHSDFHLFKEGIKPMWEDESNRSGGKWIIRLRKGLASRFWENIILAMLGEQFMVGEEICGAVVSIRFQEDILSIWNRTSNDQTTTSRIRDTLRRVLNLPNNTIMEYKTHNDSLRDNSSYRNTKISL, translated from the exons ATGCACTGCCAGAAAGCGGAAGCAGCGTGCGGAGAAGCTTATGAAGTGAGTGAGCTTCATGAAATAGCTTCAGCGGAGGAAAGGCAGAAGCGGAGGCGGGAGATAACGGAGGATGATGAACCAGCTCGAGCG GATGATGACCAAGTAGAGTCCGGGAGTCACCATGATAACAGTGATgggatcaacaacaacaagaacagaCGTAAG gTGGAGCAGTTCTGGAGGTTCTACAGTCACCTGGTTCGACCCGGTGATCTGAGTGGACACAGCGACTTCCACCTGTTCAAGGAGGGAATCAAACCCATGTGGGAG gaCGAGTCTAACCGCAGTGGGGGGAAGTGGATTATTCGTCTTCGTAAAGGTTTGGCCAGCAGGTTCTGGGAGAACATCATCCTGGCAATGCTGGGGGAGCAGTTCATGGTGGGGGAGGAGATCTGTGGAGCTGTCGTGTCCATCCGCTTTCAG gaggacaTCTTGTCAATCTGGAACAGAACATCAAATGATCAGACGACGACGTCAAGAATCAGAGACACTCTGAGAAGAGTCCTGAACCTCCCAAACAACACCATCATGGAGTACAAGACCCACAACGACAGCCTCAG gGACAATTCGAGCTACAGGAACACCAAGATCTCCCTCTGA
- the eif4e2rs1 gene encoding eukaryotic translation initiation factor 4E family member 2 related sequence 1 isoform X1 has translation MHCQKAEAACGEAYEVSELHEIASAEERQKRRREITEDDEPARADDDQVESGSHHDNSDGINNNKNRRKMVCPGVGEHPLQYNYTFWYSRRIPSRPASSQSYEQNIRQIGTVASVEQFWRFYSHLVRPGDLSGHSDFHLFKEGIKPMWEDESNRSGGKWIIRLRKGLASRFWENIILAMLGEQFMVGEEICGAVVSIRFQEDILSIWNRTSNDQTTTSRIRDTLRRVLNLPNNTIMEYKTHNDSLRDNSSYRNTKISL, from the exons ATGCACTGCCAGAAAGCGGAAGCAGCGTGCGGAGAAGCTTATGAAGTGAGTGAGCTTCATGAAATAGCTTCAGCGGAGGAAAGGCAGAAGCGGAGGCGGGAGATAACGGAGGATGATGAACCAGCTCGAGCG GATGATGACCAAGTAGAGTCCGGGAGTCACCATGATAACAGTGATgggatcaacaacaacaagaacagaCGTAAG ATGGTGTGTCCAGGGGTGGGGGAGCATCCCCTCCAGTACAATTACACATTCTGGTACAGCAGACGAATTCCCAGTCGACCTGCCAGCTCCCAGAGCTACGAGCAGAACATTCGGCAGATAGGAACGGTGGCatcg gTGGAGCAGTTCTGGAGGTTCTACAGTCACCTGGTTCGACCCGGTGATCTGAGTGGACACAGCGACTTCCACCTGTTCAAGGAGGGAATCAAACCCATGTGGGAG gaCGAGTCTAACCGCAGTGGGGGGAAGTGGATTATTCGTCTTCGTAAAGGTTTGGCCAGCAGGTTCTGGGAGAACATCATCCTGGCAATGCTGGGGGAGCAGTTCATGGTGGGGGAGGAGATCTGTGGAGCTGTCGTGTCCATCCGCTTTCAG gaggacaTCTTGTCAATCTGGAACAGAACATCAAATGATCAGACGACGACGTCAAGAATCAGAGACACTCTGAGAAGAGTCCTGAACCTCCCAAACAACACCATCATGGAGTACAAGACCCACAACGACAGCCTCAG gGACAATTCGAGCTACAGGAACACCAAGATCTCCCTCTGA
- the eif4e2rs1 gene encoding eukaryotic translation initiation factor 4E family member 2 related sequence 1 isoform X5 — MMNQLERPQDDDQVESGSHHDNSDGINNNKNRRKVEQFWRFYSHLVRPGDLSGHSDFHLFKEGIKPMWEDESNRSGGKWIIRLRKGLASRFWENIILAMLGEQFMVGEEICGAVVSIRFQEDILSIWNRTSNDQTTTSRIRDTLRRVLNLPNNTIMEYKTHNDSLRDNSSYRNTKISL; from the exons ATGATGAACCAGCTCGAGCG CCCACAGGATGATGACCAAGTAGAGTCCGGGAGTCACCATGATAACAGTGATgggatcaacaacaacaagaacagaCGTAAG gTGGAGCAGTTCTGGAGGTTCTACAGTCACCTGGTTCGACCCGGTGATCTGAGTGGACACAGCGACTTCCACCTGTTCAAGGAGGGAATCAAACCCATGTGGGAG gaCGAGTCTAACCGCAGTGGGGGGAAGTGGATTATTCGTCTTCGTAAAGGTTTGGCCAGCAGGTTCTGGGAGAACATCATCCTGGCAATGCTGGGGGAGCAGTTCATGGTGGGGGAGGAGATCTGTGGAGCTGTCGTGTCCATCCGCTTTCAG gaggacaTCTTGTCAATCTGGAACAGAACATCAAATGATCAGACGACGACGTCAAGAATCAGAGACACTCTGAGAAGAGTCCTGAACCTCCCAAACAACACCATCATGGAGTACAAGACCCACAACGACAGCCTCAG gGACAATTCGAGCTACAGGAACACCAAGATCTCCCTCTGA
- the eif4e2rs1 gene encoding eukaryotic translation initiation factor 4E family member 2 related sequence 1 isoform X2 yields MMNQLERPQDDDQVESGSHHDNSDGINNNKNRRKMVCPGVGEHPLQYNYTFWYSRRIPSRPASSQSYEQNIRQIGTVASVEQFWRFYSHLVRPGDLSGHSDFHLFKEGIKPMWEDESNRSGGKWIIRLRKGLASRFWENIILAMLGEQFMVGEEICGAVVSIRFQEDILSIWNRTSNDQTTTSRIRDTLRRVLNLPNNTIMEYKTHNDSLRDNSSYRNTKISL; encoded by the exons ATGATGAACCAGCTCGAGCG CCCACAGGATGATGACCAAGTAGAGTCCGGGAGTCACCATGATAACAGTGATgggatcaacaacaacaagaacagaCGTAAG ATGGTGTGTCCAGGGGTGGGGGAGCATCCCCTCCAGTACAATTACACATTCTGGTACAGCAGACGAATTCCCAGTCGACCTGCCAGCTCCCAGAGCTACGAGCAGAACATTCGGCAGATAGGAACGGTGGCatcg gTGGAGCAGTTCTGGAGGTTCTACAGTCACCTGGTTCGACCCGGTGATCTGAGTGGACACAGCGACTTCCACCTGTTCAAGGAGGGAATCAAACCCATGTGGGAG gaCGAGTCTAACCGCAGTGGGGGGAAGTGGATTATTCGTCTTCGTAAAGGTTTGGCCAGCAGGTTCTGGGAGAACATCATCCTGGCAATGCTGGGGGAGCAGTTCATGGTGGGGGAGGAGATCTGTGGAGCTGTCGTGTCCATCCGCTTTCAG gaggacaTCTTGTCAATCTGGAACAGAACATCAAATGATCAGACGACGACGTCAAGAATCAGAGACACTCTGAGAAGAGTCCTGAACCTCCCAAACAACACCATCATGGAGTACAAGACCCACAACGACAGCCTCAG gGACAATTCGAGCTACAGGAACACCAAGATCTCCCTCTGA